The following proteins come from a genomic window of Proteinivorax hydrogeniformans:
- a CDS encoding TetR/AcrR family transcriptional regulator has translation MCEVITITEKFAKLDEEKQQRILDAAMKEFAQQGYEKASTNQMVKDAGIGKGMLFYYFKSKKDLFQYLVEYGVEFIKKEYLSKIDESEQDFIERYRQAAQIKLQVYNNNPHPFNFLGDFVINDDEMLTERLKDLIFQTRQMGIAKVFGNVDASLFRDDLPQDKIYKLIIWTMEGYEKDLIKRIKGKNLASVEIEPLWNEFFETLDLLKKVYYKK, from the coding sequence ATGTGCGAGGTGATTACCATAACTGAAAAGTTTGCAAAACTAGATGAAGAAAAACAGCAGAGAATTTTGGACGCTGCAATGAAGGAGTTTGCGCAGCAGGGGTATGAAAAGGCTTCTACAAATCAGATGGTAAAAGATGCAGGTATAGGGAAGGGAATGCTTTTTTATTACTTTAAAAGCAAAAAGGATTTGTTTCAGTATTTAGTTGAATACGGAGTTGAATTTATTAAAAAGGAATATCTTAGCAAAATCGATGAGAGTGAACAAGATTTTATCGAAAGATACAGGCAGGCGGCGCAAATAAAACTACAGGTATACAATAACAATCCCCACCCATTTAATTTTTTAGGGGACTTTGTAATCAACGATGATGAAATGCTAACTGAGCGATTAAAAGATCTCATTTTCCAAACACGGCAGATGGGGATTGCTAAGGTTTTTGGCAATGTTGACGCTTCGTTGTTTAGAGATGATTTACCTCAGGATAAGATATACAAGTTAATTATTTGGACTATGGAAGGTTACGAAAAAGATTTAATTAAACGGATTAAAGGCAAAAATCTAGCTTCAGTAGAAATTGAGCCTCTATGGAATGAGTTTTTTGAAACGCTGGATTTACTGAAAAAAGTTTATTATAAAAAATAG
- a CDS encoding SEC-C metal-binding domain-containing protein, with product MNHHRLLTKEEIGVLNNVVENPTEGNIAILEKIKEEFMLETSDDLKSLLMDSIDAIEKSKAYPEVKPPFTLQKMLNTLTKEELTIIRQTLQIKGASKLRKKELIEVLSSKIPDALGVGFYHFDQMQFEFIKKVAKKGGVLQCRQTTFYKTFYGAFGIMFACNVDGEFCYVIPEEILPQINELAKDKELKSIIQRNTKWIRITKGLLHYYGALDFKDYFKLMEHYAGIEISNIGDLLSIIDLAEAFYGNPINRKYFYINEVNDPNRIIEEQEARRDLEFYPFSYEEVYSAGQDDFVERTPWYKKLIRFFTFNYDMPLAEAEEEANYILTEIRADSQLSEILDEIKQSVEIPNIEVTKEITSILVELNNNTRKWALKGHKPVELRTDVEGNSPSNNPNSKGVHLAVDNTKTEPKVSRNKPCPCGSGKKYKRCCGK from the coding sequence ATGAATCACCACAGACTTTTAACTAAGGAAGAAATTGGGGTTTTGAATAATGTTGTCGAGAATCCTACTGAGGGCAATATAGCAATACTAGAGAAAATAAAAGAAGAGTTTATGCTTGAAACTAGCGATGATCTTAAGTCGTTGCTAATGGATAGCATTGATGCTATCGAAAAAAGTAAAGCTTACCCAGAGGTTAAACCACCCTTTACGTTGCAAAAAATGCTAAACACCTTGACTAAGGAAGAATTAACGATAATTAGACAAACTTTACAAATAAAAGGAGCTAGCAAGTTAAGAAAAAAAGAGCTTATAGAGGTTTTAAGTTCAAAGATACCCGATGCCTTGGGAGTTGGGTTTTATCACTTTGATCAGATGCAATTTGAGTTTATCAAAAAGGTAGCAAAAAAAGGTGGAGTCTTGCAATGTCGGCAAACAACTTTCTACAAAACCTTTTATGGAGCTTTTGGGATTATGTTTGCTTGTAATGTTGATGGTGAGTTTTGTTATGTTATTCCTGAGGAAATTTTGCCACAAATAAATGAATTAGCAAAGGACAAAGAACTAAAAAGCATCATACAGAGAAATACAAAGTGGATAAGAATTACTAAAGGTCTACTACATTACTATGGGGCGCTAGATTTTAAAGATTATTTTAAGTTGATGGAACATTATGCAGGCATAGAGATTAGTAATATAGGAGATTTGTTGAGCATTATCGACTTAGCAGAAGCATTTTATGGAAACCCTATTAATAGGAAATACTTTTATATAAACGAAGTAAATGATCCTAATAGAATTATAGAAGAACAAGAAGCTCGGAGAGATTTAGAGTTTTACCCTTTTAGCTATGAAGAGGTTTATAGCGCAGGACAAGATGATTTTGTAGAAAGAACCCCTTGGTACAAAAAACTTATCAGGTTCTTTACTTTTAACTATGACATGCCGTTAGCAGAGGCAGAAGAGGAAGCAAACTATATATTAACGGAAATAAGAGCTGATAGCCAATTAAGTGAAATATTAGATGAAATTAAGCAGTCTGTAGAAATACCAAATATAGAGGTGACAAAAGAAATTACTTCTATATTAGTAGAACTAAATAATAACACTAGAAAATGGGCGTTGAAAGGACATAAACCGGTGGAGCTCAGAACGGATGTTGAAGGTAACTCACCCTCAAACAATCCCAATTCAAAAGGAGTTCACCTGGCAGTAGATAACACCAAAACAGAGCCGAAAGTTAGCAGAAACAAGCCCTGTCCCTGTGGCAGCGGTAAAAAGTATAAAAGGTGTTGTGGAAAGTAA
- a CDS encoding LysM domain-containing protein, with amino-acid sequence MYHYRPRKPKFCPANFSGRYTVVPGDTMFFISKRFNVNLDDLIDANPHISNPHKIYPGDVLCVPKKKLPPPKKECPCPITLTDFINFRVEVTTTCEVVTGRLVDVGDHSITLVEPKTSRKILVRCKEICFVRVISKHKRDGEDEDYDEEL; translated from the coding sequence ATGTATCATTATCGTCCACGCAAGCCTAAATTTTGCCCTGCTAATTTTTCCGGAAGATACACTGTAGTACCAGGGGATACTATGTTTTTCATTTCCAAGCGTTTTAACGTTAACCTTGATGACTTAATTGATGCAAATCCACACATCTCTAACCCACACAAGATTTATCCTGGCGATGTTTTGTGTGTACCAAAGAAAAAGCTACCCCCTCCTAAAAAAGAATGTCCTTGTCCTATAACATTAACAGATTTTATAAACTTCAGAGTAGAAGTTACTACCACCTGTGAAGTAGTAACAGGGCGTCTAGTAGATGTAGGTGATCATTCTATAACCTTAGTTGAGCCAAAAACTTCTAGAAAAATTTTAGTAAGATGTAAAGAGATATGTTTTGTTCGAGTAATATCTAAACATAAGCGGGATGGGGAGGATGAAGATTATGATGAAGAGCTGTAG
- a CDS encoding TldD/PmbA family protein, with translation MDISLLKNALLKEDFCDVRYQNFSLTSIKGNKEDIDEASIIKKSGGNVRVLSGGGFGTFSFTDLKDIDFAIKEAKVASDLIEGEQKLSTVEVNRDHVKIAPKMDPRSISISEKKSLIESYINLIIEHENIVDVDASYYEQFTDTLILNNRGTEVRQEELICGLSFRLTSKRDDLTQITRLAFGGCEDYSELLDKDDEVLAKVKQTVNLLDAEPIKGGNYDVILDSDVGGLFIHEAFGHLSESDNLIGNETLAKTMTLGSEFAMPEFNVVDDPTREGHPGSYVYDHEGTKGKPTYLIKDGKLSGRLHSLESANVMGEVPTGHARAKNFGFTPIVRMGNIYVDKGRHSFEDMIKSIDNGLYLFGSAGGQTSGETFTFAVQGGYKIENGEIKGMVRDIALTGHLFTTLKNIEMIGDEVEFSKAGGCGKAGQILIQSGKGSAPIKIKNMGIGGR, from the coding sequence ATGGATATTAGCTTGTTAAAAAATGCATTGCTTAAAGAAGACTTTTGTGATGTCAGGTATCAGAACTTTTCACTTACTTCTATTAAAGGCAACAAAGAAGACATCGACGAAGCTTCCATTATCAAAAAAAGTGGGGGAAATGTGCGGGTACTATCCGGTGGCGGGTTTGGAACTTTTTCTTTTACGGACTTAAAGGATATAGATTTTGCCATAAAAGAGGCTAAAGTTGCCAGCGACCTTATAGAGGGAGAGCAAAAGTTAAGCACCGTCGAAGTAAACCGAGACCATGTAAAGATTGCTCCAAAAATGGATCCTCGAAGCATCTCTATTTCTGAAAAAAAATCACTAATTGAAAGTTACATAAACCTAATAATTGAACATGAAAATATAGTTGATGTAGATGCCAGCTACTATGAGCAGTTTACTGACACTTTAATTTTAAACAACCGAGGCACAGAGGTAAGACAAGAAGAACTTATATGTGGTTTATCCTTTAGATTAACATCAAAAAGGGATGACCTAACCCAGATAACAAGGCTAGCCTTTGGTGGATGCGAGGACTACTCTGAGCTATTAGATAAAGATGATGAAGTGTTAGCTAAAGTTAAACAAACAGTTAACCTGTTAGATGCAGAACCAATTAAAGGTGGAAACTACGATGTTATTTTAGATAGCGATGTGGGAGGTCTATTCATCCACGAAGCTTTCGGTCACTTAAGTGAGTCTGATAACCTTATTGGAAACGAAACCTTAGCAAAGACCATGACACTAGGCTCTGAGTTTGCTATGCCAGAGTTTAACGTTGTTGATGACCCCACCCGTGAAGGTCACCCAGGCAGCTATGTATATGATCATGAAGGAACTAAGGGTAAGCCTACCTACTTGATTAAAGATGGTAAGCTTAGCGGCAGGTTACATTCTTTAGAAAGCGCCAACGTAATGGGCGAAGTTCCAACAGGTCATGCTAGAGCTAAAAACTTTGGGTTCACCCCTATTGTAAGGATGGGTAATATCTACGTAGACAAAGGCAGACACTCTTTTGAAGATATGATTAAATCTATCGACAACGGACTTTACCTATTTGGCTCAGCCGGTGGACAAACAAGCGGCGAAACCTTCACCTTTGCAGTACAAGGCGGATACAAAATAGAAAATGGTGAAATTAAAGGAATGGTTAGAGATATAGCGCTGACTGGGCACCTTTTTACCACCTTAAAAAATATCGAAATGATAGGTGATGAAGTGGAATTTTCCAAAGCCGGTGGCTGTGGAAAGGCAGGCCAAATCCTAATTCAATCCGGAAAAGGCTCAGCCCCTATCAAGATTAAAAATATGGGAATAGGAGGAAGATAA
- a CDS encoding TldD/PmbA family protein yields MEKLLNKALEVAEQAEIYVREVSSTSVSIKLNKLKGIESEKKTEVSLRIVKDGNMGSAVSTSIEDDTLIERALIALENQKSKAITFPNEENLADVVSSSEEVMNMDTKKLTELAFDHSERLYKAAPDIKFGVNANKTYRKVHILNSSGFDKSYDYTNLSLGLSTITDKGFYGASKEYSLGKIPNVPDEDIQNLIQMHRLGDNPVTLGNEKMPVIFAGKVMGSLMLRVLGGVSGSNIVKEVSPLEGKIGEKLFSENITIRDDGKMPFGVNTCLFDDEGTPSQNTMLYEKGVLKNYLVGISQSKKLDKEPTGNAFKRTLFSKEIEDKPAVFDTNIVIEGNHKEDEEIIKGIKRGLLITGVMGAHTGNINQGEFSMNISSGYLIEDGKLVGQVKGSMIAGNIYDLFKNIEAVGTKYEVMRSIFYHMGYSPMVCFSQANIVGK; encoded by the coding sequence ATGGAAAAGTTGCTAAATAAAGCGTTAGAAGTAGCAGAACAAGCAGAAATATATGTTAGGGAAGTCTCTAGCACTTCTGTAAGTATCAAACTTAATAAGCTTAAAGGAATAGAGTCTGAAAAGAAAACAGAAGTTTCATTAAGAATAGTTAAAGACGGTAACATGGGCTCCGCTGTTTCTACATCCATAGAGGATGATACCCTTATCGAAAGAGCTTTGATTGCCTTAGAAAATCAAAAGTCCAAGGCAATAACCTTTCCAAACGAAGAAAATCTTGCCGACGTTGTCTCCTCCTCAGAAGAAGTTATGAACATGGATACAAAAAAATTAACGGAGCTGGCTTTTGACCATTCTGAAAGATTATATAAAGCTGCACCTGACATCAAGTTTGGCGTAAATGCAAACAAAACATATAGGAAGGTACATATACTAAATAGCTCAGGTTTTGACAAAAGCTATGACTATACAAACCTATCGCTAGGGCTAAGTACCATAACCGACAAAGGCTTCTACGGTGCCTCCAAAGAATACTCCCTCGGCAAAATTCCTAACGTACCCGATGAAGACATCCAAAACCTCATACAAATGCATCGCCTAGGTGATAACCCAGTAACTTTAGGCAACGAGAAAATGCCGGTTATCTTCGCCGGAAAAGTTATGGGCTCTTTAATGCTAAGAGTGCTAGGCGGCGTTAGCGGAAGTAACATCGTAAAGGAAGTTTCGCCTTTAGAGGGTAAAATAGGCGAAAAATTATTCTCCGAAAACATTACCATAAGAGACGATGGGAAAATGCCCTTTGGAGTAAACACCTGCCTATTTGACGATGAAGGTACTCCCTCTCAAAACACCATGTTATATGAAAAAGGTGTCCTTAAAAACTACCTAGTAGGCATAAGCCAATCCAAAAAGCTAGACAAAGAACCCACCGGAAATGCCTTTAAAAGAACCCTCTTCTCCAAAGAAATAGAAGACAAACCAGCAGTTTTTGACACAAACATAGTAATAGAAGGAAACCACAAGGAAGATGAAGAAATAATAAAAGGCATAAAGAGAGGCCTGCTAATAACAGGCGTAATGGGCGCTCATACAGGAAATATCAATCAAGGTGAGTTTTCTATGAACATATCTTCTGGTTATCTGATTGAAGATGGTAAGTTAGTAGGGCAAGTTAAGGGCAGCATGATTGCAGGGAATATTTATGATTTGTTTAAGAATATCGAAGCTGTAGGAACGAAATATGAGGTTATGAGAAGTATTTTTTATCATATGGGGTATTCCCCGATGGTTTGTTTTTCCCAGGCCAACATAGTAGGCAAATAA
- a CDS encoding TasA family protein, with product MDKKFAMLVMAVICAASVVGGATFAWFTSEVESAGSVIVTGDLALDVERVHDNPGEGLTYVFDNIQPGDRAGNWGTTPGMTELSWIVTNEGSIDGKLKMKIDDVEGALGMQIRPQYWVRNHAEGGWKWESGEITEGNIATINLGPGETARLNVTWAFGWPNGDTVINDYQGKSVNFDVVFDLQQSK from the coding sequence ATGGACAAAAAGTTTGCAATGTTGGTAATGGCTGTGATTTGCGCAGCTTCAGTAGTTGGAGGAGCTACTTTTGCATGGTTTACATCAGAAGTAGAGAGTGCTGGTAGTGTTATAGTAACTGGTGACCTTGCGTTAGACGTAGAACGAGTTCATGACAATCCTGGAGAAGGTTTGACTTATGTATTTGACAACATCCAACCTGGAGATAGAGCTGGAAACTGGGGCACAACCCCTGGCATGACAGAATTATCTTGGATAGTTACAAACGAAGGTAGCATTGATGGAAAATTAAAAATGAAGATAGATGATGTTGAAGGTGCTTTAGGCATGCAGATTCGTCCTCAATACTGGGTAAGAAACCATGCTGAGGGTGGATGGAAATGGGAGAGTGGTGAAATAACTGAGGGTAACATTGCAACTATAAATTTGGGTCCGGGTGAAACAGCTAGATTAAATGTAACGTGGGCATTTGGTTGGCCTAATGGAGATACAGTAATAAACGATTATCAAGGCAAATCGGTAAACTTTGATGTTGTATTTGACTTGCAGCAAAGTAAATAG
- a CDS encoding TasA family protein, whose amino-acid sequence MKKALIVVLAGMLAFGAGLGTMAWFSDEVVSENNQFTAGTLELSKENVEFNLGEIIGNMAPGDVSEEATIEILNDGSLDLAWFGKFVVEGDEELLDVIYIDSMKMEFLDEDGEYWEPTDHFIKDGRGHGEYPRAYNNMADASGINVVTLNQWLGNGAMVPQVDYENMGALKPGNSYRLSFVLGFHESACNDYQNKQLDIAYKVNATQVREGALEVLFDDGDVSIHYGWFMDQIDKQ is encoded by the coding sequence ATGAAGAAAGCGTTAATTGTAGTTTTAGCAGGTATGCTAGCGTTTGGTGCAGGGCTGGGAACAATGGCCTGGTTTTCCGATGAAGTAGTAAGCGAAAACAACCAATTTACCGCAGGTACTCTGGAGCTTAGCAAAGAAAATGTAGAATTTAACTTAGGAGAGATTATAGGCAACATGGCTCCAGGGGACGTAAGTGAAGAAGCTACTATAGAAATCTTAAATGATGGCTCTTTAGATCTGGCTTGGTTTGGTAAGTTTGTCGTAGAGGGCGATGAAGAATTATTAGATGTAATTTATATTGATAGCATGAAGATGGAGTTTTTAGATGAAGATGGTGAATATTGGGAGCCTACAGATCATTTTATCAAAGATGGTAGAGGCCATGGTGAGTATCCAAGAGCGTACAACAATATGGCAGATGCAAGCGGTATTAACGTAGTAACATTAAACCAATGGCTAGGTAACGGGGCTATGGTACCGCAGGTTGATTATGAAAATATGGGGGCACTAAAGCCAGGCAACTCATATAGACTGTCATTTGTTCTTGGGTTTCATGAGTCTGCTTGCAACGATTACCAAAATAAGCAACTAGACATAGCTTACAAGGTAAATGCCACACAAGTTAGAGAAGGCGCATTAGAGGTTTTATTTGATGATGGAGATGTAAGTATACATTATGGATGGTTTATGGATCAAATAGATAAGCAATAA
- a CDS encoding TasA family protein: MKKVLIVALACMLAFGGGLATWAWFTSSATSTDNTFTAGTLKVNESGVSVTETGTVDIQNLQPGDQTKLEFDVINDGTLEFKYRFRLGELEGGLVGGENPLLVSVDGEDWGQISTEYFEDDGYTLAKGKRSIKKLYVKMPKLAGNEYQGETASFKIIIEATQNVEGATFPNEKPDPEPNIPNVVVENLSVETVLKGGLFPILLIDGTAIIEENGNFVPGSGDILIYRDATGAFYDKSRIKDDGSFTIRFNADWEGEYAVFEFNGGTVKAMIQ, translated from the coding sequence ATGAAAAAAGTGTTAATTGTTGCTTTAGCATGTATGCTAGCATTTGGTGGAGGGCTAGCAACTTGGGCATGGTTTACAAGTAGTGCTACTAGTACTGATAATACCTTTACTGCTGGGACTTTAAAGGTAAACGAGAGTGGTGTGAGTGTTACTGAAACGGGTACAGTAGACATACAAAATTTGCAACCAGGAGACCAAACAAAGTTAGAATTTGATGTTATTAATGACGGGACTTTAGAGTTTAAGTACAGATTTAGATTAGGAGAATTAGAAGGTGGGTTAGTAGGGGGAGAAAATCCTTTACTCGTAAGTGTAGATGGCGAAGATTGGGGACAGATTAGTACAGAGTACTTTGAAGATGATGGTTATACGTTAGCAAAGGGTAAAAGATCAATTAAAAAATTATACGTAAAAATGCCGAAATTAGCAGGTAACGAATATCAAGGAGAAACAGCATCTTTTAAAATTATTATCGAAGCGACGCAAAACGTTGAGGGCGCTACTTTCCCTAATGAAAAACCTGACCCAGAGCCGAATATACCAAATGTAGTCGTTGAGAATTTGTCAGTTGAAACGGTTTTAAAAGGAGGTCTATTTCCGATACTTTTAATTGACGGAACAGCAATAATCGAAGAAAATGGTAACTTTGTTCCTGGAAGTGGTGATATTTTGATATATCGTGATGCTACAGGTGCCTTTTATGATAAGAGTAGAATCAAAGATGATGGTAGTTTCACTATCCGATTTAACGCTGATTGGGAAGGGGAATATGCAGTATTTGAATTTAATGGTGGAACTGTAAAAGCTATGATTCAGTAA
- a CDS encoding signal peptidase I — MAMSKTGIKTKASITLKWIGNILLLMVMVIVVLSFFSNIQARRNPGQIPSVMGVSSMSVLSGSMRPMLQPGDMIFTQRPVIDEIKIDDVLTYRVGANTLVTHRVVDIVTEGNEIKFQTKGDANNTKDSQLVAADQVVGTYLFRIPKGGYIANFIRSPIGITVLIIFPISLMTANQAKNMLSEREKNKSN; from the coding sequence ATGGCAATGTCTAAGACAGGGATTAAGACGAAAGCAAGCATAACTTTGAAATGGATAGGTAATATCCTACTATTAATGGTTATGGTCATAGTAGTACTTTCATTTTTTTCTAACATACAAGCAAGAAGGAATCCTGGGCAAATTCCATCAGTTATGGGAGTAAGCTCAATGTCAGTACTTTCTGGAAGTATGCGACCTATGTTACAGCCAGGGGACATGATTTTCACTCAGCGACCTGTAATTGATGAGATAAAAATCGATGATGTTTTAACTTACAGAGTAGGCGCAAATACGTTGGTAACTCATCGAGTAGTGGACATTGTTACAGAAGGCAATGAAATAAAATTCCAAACAAAAGGAGATGCCAACAACACCAAAGACTCTCAACTAGTGGCAGCTGATCAAGTTGTAGGAACATACCTATTCAGAATCCCCAAAGGCGGCTACATAGCCAACTTTATAAGAAGCCCCATAGGGATAACAGTTCTTATAATCTTTCCAATCTCCCTTATGACAGCAAATCAAGCAAAAAACATGCTATCAGAAAGAGAAAAAAATAAAAGTAATTAG
- a CDS encoding class E sortase, giving the protein MILYPSFLKFQSYRVQRQLRSEFENFIENEPKPINQQLDLAGHQRDMGEITPFEEVIPPKLTEFPPTEIRIPSITVSTMVVVGESIEAFSDINHQPGYYPDSAFPGMGNVLIGGHRGGPAGYFRKLNELKAGDEIMLRTPRHTYHYSVNTVKVVERDDWSIAQENGENMLTLTTCQGEGSDTSAKRLVVQSSLEKVTLHRLAER; this is encoded by the coding sequence ATGATCTTATATCCCTCCTTTCTAAAATTTCAATCATATAGGGTACAACGTCAATTAAGAAGTGAGTTTGAAAATTTTATAGAAAATGAGCCAAAACCAATAAATCAACAACTTGATTTAGCAGGACACCAAAGGGATATGGGTGAAATTACACCTTTTGAAGAAGTCATACCTCCAAAACTGACTGAGTTTCCACCAACTGAAATAAGGATACCATCTATTACTGTCAGCACGATGGTTGTGGTGGGTGAGAGTATAGAAGCTTTTAGTGACATCAATCATCAACCGGGCTATTATCCAGATAGCGCCTTTCCGGGGATGGGTAATGTACTTATTGGTGGACACAGAGGAGGTCCAGCAGGCTATTTTCGCAAACTAAACGAACTTAAGGCAGGGGATGAAATAATGCTAAGAACCCCCAGGCATACCTATCATTATTCTGTTAATACAGTTAAAGTTGTCGAAAGGGATGACTGGTCAATAGCCCAGGAAAACGGTGAAAACATGCTAACCCTAACAACATGCCAAGGCGAAGGATCTGACACATCAGCTAAAAGACTAGTTGTACAATCTAGTCTAGAAAAAGTAACATTACATAGGCTGGCAGAAAGATAA